Within the Gordonia westfalica genome, the region GGCATCGCCGCGCCGTCGGCGAAGGACACCGCGATCCCCGTGCCGGTGATCGCCAGACCCCAGATGATGATGCACACGATCACGGCCAGACCCTGCCGTTCGACGCGCGTGACCCAGCCGGAGAAGATGCCGCCGACCACCGCTCCCGCCGAGATGGCCGTGAACAGCACGGCGAAGGCGATGCCGCCGCTCGCCGGACCGCCGAAGTTCTCGTGCGCCATCTGCGGGAACAACGCCCGGGGCATCCCGAAGATCATGGCGATCAGGTCGACGAGGAACGATGCCATCAGGATCTTGTGCCCGGCCAGGTACCGGAGCCCTTCGATCACCGAGCGCAGTCCCGCGACCTTCGGCGCCGCGTCGCTCTCCGGACGCAGCGACGGCAGCAGAACGACCGCGATCAGCGTCGGCAGCAGCAACAGGGTGTCGACGAAGTAGAGCCACGAGTATCCGAGGACCGGGATCAGCGCGCCACCGACGAGCGGCCCGGCGATCGCGCCGGCCTGCATGACCGTCATGTTCAGCGACAACGCCGCCGGGAGCTCCTTGGCGTCGAGGAGGCGCGGCAGCACCGCAGTGCGCGTCGGCTGGTTGACCGCGAAGAACGCTTGCTGAACAGCGAAGAGCACCAACAGGATCCACACGTTGTCGCCGCCGGCCGCGGCCTGCGCCCAGAACAGGCCACTGCACACGATCAGACCGATGGTGGTGACGATCAACAGTGTTCGACGATCGACGACGTCGGCGAGCGCGCCGCCCCACAGCCCGAACACGACGAGCGGGACGAGGCCGAACACGCCCGTGAGACCCACGTAGGCGGAACTGCCGGTGACCTCGTAGATCTGGGCGGGTACCGCGATGACGGTGAGTTGCGCCCCGACCACGGTGATGATGTTCGCCAGCCACAGACGCCGGAAGTACTGGTTGCGCAGCGGCGTCGTGTCTGCGAGCAGGCGGGGCATTCCGACGATCCTAGATCCTAGGACCACGCCACCGGCCGACTCCGTCACAGCCGACCGATCCGCGATCGCTGCGCGCGATCGTCCGGGCCGGATAGGGTCGAGGTCCCCGCCCACGAGGACAGCAACCATGACGCCACACATGGAGAAGCCGGGCGATCGTCCGGTCGACCACCCGTTCCACACGACCTCGGTCGCCGACGTGGTCAGCGACCTCGACACCGACATCGCTCGCGGGCTGTCGGAGACCTCGGTTCACGAACGCCGGTCGTCGTACGGCGAGAACCGGCTGGCCGAGGAGCGCGGCGAGCCGGGTTGGCGCAAGATCGTCCGGCTGCTCGCCGACAAGATGACGCTCGTACTCGTCATCGCGGCGGTGGTGAGCGCGGTGGTGTCGCGCGAGTGGGAGACGCCGGTGGTGATCCTCGTGGTCATCACCTTCAACACGATCCTGAACTACGTACAGGAGACGCGGGCCGAGGAGAGTCTGCGCGCGCTGCAGGACATGTCGGTGGCGCTGTCACGGGTCCGACGCGACGGGCGGGAGCGGGAGGTCGAACGGACCGACCTCGTGCCCGGTGACATCGTCCTCCTCGAGGCCGGCGACGCCGTCCCCGCCGACGGGCGCGTGGTGGAGGCGGCGAGGCTGCAGGTGGCCGAGTCCGCCCTCACCGGTGAATCCCACCCGGTGGACAAGTCTGTCGACGCGCTCGACGATCCGGATCTGCCGATCGGCGACCGCTCCAACATGCTGTTCATGAACACCGAGATCACGCGCGGGCGAGCGTCGATGGTGGTCACCGCGACGGGTATGTCCACCCAGATCGGCACGATCGCGAGTCTCCTCGGCCGAGCCGGGACCGCCAAGACGCCGCTGCAGCGCCGCATCGACCAGCTCGCGACGCTACTCACGGTGATCGCGATCGTGGTCGTGGTCCTCGTCTTCGTCCTGGGGCTCCTGCGCGGTGACTCGTGGTCGGATCTGCTGCTCACCGCGGTCTCCTTGGCGGTGGCCACCATCCCGGAGGGCCTCACCGCGGTTGTCGCCTTCACCCTGGCCCTGGGCGCCGCGCGGCTGGCCCGCCGCGGGGCCATCGTCAAACAGCTCGCGGCGGTGGAGACCCTCGGCAGCACAACGCAGATCGCCACCGACAAGACCGGGACGCTCACCCTCAACGAGATGACCGTCCGCATCCTGGTGGCGGGCGGGCGGCGGTACCGGGTGACCGGCGAGGGCTATTCCACCGACGGGAAGATCCTCAGCGGCAGCGAGGAAGCGCTTCCCGACCTCCGGCGCGCCTTCCTCGCCATGGCCCTGTGCAACGACGCCTCTGTCGACGAAGGCGTGCTGGTCGGCGACCCCACCGAGGGCGCGCTGGTCGTGCTCGCCGAGAAGGGCGGCATCGACGTGGTGGGCGCGCGGGCGAACCACCCGCGTCTCGCCGAGGTGCCCTTCGACTCCGACTACAAGTTCATGGCGACGTTCCACGACACCGGCAGCCCGATCGAGGGCGACCACTACCGCTGCTACGCCAAGGGGGCGCCCGACGTCCTACTCGGCCGCGCGAACAGACTTCGCGGACCCGACGGCGACCGGCCCATCACCGAGGCGGATATTGCCGGCATCCGCACCGCCATCGACGACCTCGCGCACCGGGGCCTGCGGACCCTGCTGATCGCAGGCAGGACCCTGCCGGAGATCCCCGACAGCGACGGCCTGTTCGACGCCGTCGACGATCTCGTCGTCTACGCCGTCGTCGGCATCCTCGATCCGCCCCGTCCCGAGGCGCGCGCGGCCATCGCGACCGCCCACGAGGCCGGCATCGGCGTGCACATGATCACCGGCGACCACCTCGCCACCGCGGCGTCGATCGCCGCCGACCTGGGCATCGGCGGCGAGTCGGTGTCCGGCAAGGAGATCGACAACCTCGCCGACGACGACCTGGCCACGCGCGCGGCCGACTTCGGGGTGCTCGCCCGCGTGGCGCCGGAGCACAAGATCCGCTACGTCGAGGCCCTGCAGGCAGGTGACGAGGTCGTCGCGATGACCGGCGACGGCGTCAACGACGCACCGGCGCTCAAACAGGCCGACATCGGGATCGCGATGGGCATCACCGGCACCGACGTGTCCAAGGGTGCCGCCAAGATGATCCTCACCGACGACAACTTCGCCACCATCGTCGCCGCCGTGCGCGCCGGCCGGGGAATCTACGCAACATCGTCAAGTTCGTGAAGTTCCAGCTCACGACGGCGTGGGGTTTCGTGCTCATCTTCCTCACCGCCGGTGTCGCGGGGATCGCGGGCGGCGCACCGTTCACCGCGCTGCAGATCCTCTGGGTGAACATCATCATGGACGGCCCGCCGGCCCTCGCGCTGGGCGTCGACCCGACCGAGCCGGACACCATGAAGCAGAAACCGCGTCCGCCCGGCGAGCGCCTTCTGACCCCGGAGCGGGTGCTGCGCATCCTGTTCCTGGGAGTGGTGATGACCGTCGGCACCATCGTGACGATCGTCGTCGCCGACGACGTGTTCCCGGACAGCGCAAGCGATCCCGTCTTCGCCACCACGCTCGGTTTCACGACCTTCGTCTTCTATCAGGTCTTCAACCTGCTGAACGTCCGGTCCGACCGCGGCTCGGTGTTCTCACTGCAGACCTTCACCAACCAGGCGATCTGGATCTCACTCGTCGCCGTGATCGTGCTACAGGCCGCGGTCGTGAACGTCGGCTTCCTGCAGGACCTCTTCGACACCACCGGACTGACGGCGCCCCAGTGGGCGTGGTCGGTGGCCGTCGCGTCGTCGGTGTTGTGGATCGAGGAGATCCGCAAGTTCATCGCGCGAGCCCTCGCTCGTCGTTGACGGGCGCGCCTGGTCATCAACGCCTGCGCCGAGTACGAGGCGGCCGCCGCCGACGGGATCACCCCGCCGCAGTGGGACGAGTTCGGCGTGTTCCTGACCGATGCGGCCGGCGGGCTCCTGCCCGGTCAACGACACCGGCGACTTCGAACCGGCGGTGGCGGCGGTGCTGTGGCGACGGTCCGCCGACCGGCTTGCGCGTCCGCTAGGGCTGTAGCCGCTCGATGCGCCATCTGTGGTCGACGTGGGTGAGTCGCACGCGGTTGTGCAGGCGGTTCGCCCGACCCTGCCAGAACTCGACCTCGACGGGATCGATGCGGTAGCCGCCCCAGTTCGACGGAACGGGGATCTCGTCACCGGCGTCGAATCCGCCGTACTGCTCGGCCAGCTCGGCGGCCTTCCGCTCGAGTTCGATGCGACTCCCGATCGGCCGGGACTGGTCCGACGCGGCGGCCGACAACTGTGAACCCCGCGGACGGAGCTCCCAATAGGCCTGCGTCTCCTCAGCACTCACATGTTCCACGGGCCCGCGGAAATGGACCTGACGCTCCAGCGCGATCCACGGGAACGTCACCGATGCATAGGGGTTCGCGGCCAGGTTCGCCCCCTTGTCGGACTCGTAGCCGGTGAAGAACACCACGCCGTTGGCGTCGACGCCCTTGCACAGGACGGTGCGGGTCGACGGCCGGCCGTCGGCGTCGGCCGTTCCGAGGACCATCGCGTTCGGTTCGGCGATCCGGGCGTCGAGCGCTTCCCTCAGCCACACACTGAACAGGTCGAGCCACGGCGGGTCGCCCCGGAGCCAGCTGGGGTCGAGGTTCTCGCGGATACCGTCGGCTCCGGCCGCACGATCGCCCTCGCCGATGTTGGGCGGAATACCTCCGCCGTAGCCGACTCGCATGTTCGGCAGATCGATCGATTCGAGCGGTTTCTCCAACACCCGGCTGAATTTACTCCCGACGACATAGTTACTCCCTGGTACACGCGGAGCGTCGTGCTGATCTACAGTTCGATCTGGATCGGCATGTGATTGCAGGACACGGTTGTCTGGAGTGAGGTGGTTGTCATGGCCAACGCGGTTCCCGAGGATTTCGTCGCAGGTCTCGAAGGCGTGGTGGCATTCACCACCGAGATCGCGGAACCCGACAAGAACGGCGGCAACCTGCGCTATCGCGGCGTCGACATCGAGGACCTCGTCGAGAACAAGGTGACCTTCGCCGACGTCTGGGCCCTTCTCGTCGACGGGAAGTTCGGCGACGGACTGCCCCCGGCCGAACCGTTTCCGCTGCCCATCCACACCGGCGACGTGCGCGTCGACGTGCAGGCCGCGCTCGCGATGCTCGCCCCGATCTGGGGTTACGAACCGCTACTCGACATCGACGACGAAACCGCGCGCGAGAATCTGGCTCGCGCATCGGTGATGGCGCTGTCGTACGTGGCGCAGTCGGCGCGTGGCATCCATCAGCCCGCGGTCCCGCAGCACGTCATCGACGAATGCTCCACCGTCACCGAGCGGTTCATGACCCGCTGGAAGGGCGATCCGGACCCCAAGCACGTGGCGGCCATCGACGCCTACTGGGTGAGCGCCGCCGAGCACGGCATGAATGCGTCGACCTTCACCGCGCGCGTGATCGCCTCCACCGGCGCCGACGTCGCGGCATCGCTCTCGGGAGCCATCGGCGCGATGTCCGGACCGTTGCACGGCGGTGCGCCGGCGCGGGTGCTGCCGATGATCGAAGAGGTCGAGAACACCGGTGACGCAAGAGGATTGGTGAAGGGCATCCTCGATCGCAAGGAAAAGCTGATGGGCTTCGGGCACCGCGTGTACCGCGCCGAGGATCCCCGCGCGCGTGTGCTCCGACGCACCGCCCAGGAACTCGGCGTCCCGCGGTTCGAGATCGCCGCCGCGCTCGAACAGGCCGCACTCACCGAACTCCGGGAACGACGTCCCGACCGCGCGATCGAGACGAATGTCGAGTTCTGGGCCGCGGTCATCCTCGACTTCGCCGAGGTCCCGACGCACATGATGCCCGCCATGTTCACCTGCGGCCGCACCGCCGGCTGGTGTGCCCACATCCTGGAGCAGAAGCGCCTGGGCAAGCTGGTCCGCCCCGCCGCGATCTACACGGGCCCCGCGCCGCGTCGTCCCGAAGACGTCGCCGGCTGGGGTGACGTGGTGAAGCCGGGGCTGTAGGCGCCGCGGAGTCCTCAGTATCAGTGTGATGTTGTACCCGGATACCGGGCACAACATCACACGGATCTCGAGGCCTGTGGACATGGTCGCACACCTCATGGAGGCCAGACCGTAAAGTGTTTCCCAAGTGATCTGCACGTTGAGCACTCGGGGGAACAATTGAGTGGGGATTTCACGGTCAATCCAGAGGCGATGGACACGTGAGGACGACCTTCAATTGGA harbors:
- a CDS encoding MFS transporter, producing MPRLLADTTPLRNQYFRRLWLANIITVVGAQLTVIAVPAQIYEVTGSSAYVGLTGVFGLVPLVVFGLWGGALADVVDRRTLLIVTTIGLIVCSGLFWAQAAAGGDNVWILLVLFAVQQAFFAVNQPTRTAVLPRLLDAKELPAALSLNMTVMQAGAIAGPLVGGALIPVLGYSWLYFVDTLLLLPTLIAVVLLPSLRPESDAAPKVAGLRSVIEGLRYLAGHKILMASFLVDLIAMIFGMPRALFPQMAHENFGGPASGGIAFAVLFTAISAGAVVGGIFSGWVTRVERQGLAVIVCIIIWGLAITGTGIAVSFADGAAMPMLVVAVVLLMIGGAADMASAAFRQTILLAAANDEVRGRLQGVFIVVVAGGPRIADVAHGTAAASIGVAAATAFGGIAVVIATIVAALLIPAFVHYRAGQRT
- the pdxH gene encoding pyridoxamine 5'-phosphate oxidase; the encoded protein is MRVGYGGGIPPNIGEGDRAAGADGIRENLDPSWLRGDPPWLDLFSVWLREALDARIAEPNAMVLGTADADGRPSTRTVLCKGVDANGVVFFTGYESDKGANLAANPYASVTFPWIALERQVHFRGPVEHVSAEETQAYWELRPRGSQLSAAASDQSRPIGSRIELERKAAELAEQYGGFDAGDEIPVPSNWGGYRIDPVEVEFWQGRANRLHNRVRLTHVDHRWRIERLQP
- a CDS encoding citrate synthase 2, which encodes MANAVPEDFVAGLEGVVAFTTEIAEPDKNGGNLRYRGVDIEDLVENKVTFADVWALLVDGKFGDGLPPAEPFPLPIHTGDVRVDVQAALAMLAPIWGYEPLLDIDDETARENLARASVMALSYVAQSARGIHQPAVPQHVIDECSTVTERFMTRWKGDPDPKHVAAIDAYWVSAAEHGMNASTFTARVIASTGADVAASLSGAIGAMSGPLHGGAPARVLPMIEEVENTGDARGLVKGILDRKEKLMGFGHRVYRAEDPRARVLRRTAQELGVPRFEIAAALEQAALTELRERRPDRAIETNVEFWAAVILDFAEVPTHMMPAMFTCGRTAGWCAHILEQKRLGKLVRPAAIYTGPAPRRPEDVAGWGDVVKPGL